The following are from one region of the Salvelinus alpinus chromosome 16, SLU_Salpinus.1, whole genome shotgun sequence genome:
- the angptl3 gene encoding angiopoietin-related protein 3 produces MKVFCLLFLVGLSVAQAAPRDSSRVYPTMPSQLQPQTQPPAEAKSRFAMLDDVRLLANGLLQLGQSLRDFVHKTKAQINDIFQKLTNFDRSFYQLSVVTSEIKEEEEELKKTTTFLKANNEEIRNLSLEINAKINSILQERSLLQSQVGGLEEKLKGLSESMMPGEQLSEIKSLKDVIEAQERTMTDLLKAVKEQHDQLNQQKTKINTLEEKISIDHFQDATDKAMASDSETPDMFEYLTGNSSGEDTDLPVDCSDLYNRGERNSGVYPIKPNQSEPFNVYCELTSGGSTVIQRREEGSVDFDQTWEKYEKGFGDLEREFWLGLIKIHSLAGQGDSILRIELEDWKEDRRSVEYQFTLEGPQAHYTLHLTHLSGDLPNAMGNHTRFSTKDRDNNNHQDSNCAKTYTGGWWFNACGDTNLNGRYMWLRSKGRSMRRKGIHWKPLGISYSLKTTKISIRHV; encoded by the exons ATGAAGGTCTTCtgcctcctgttcctggttggtCTGTCTGTAGCCCAGGCAGCTCCTCGGGACTCTTCCAGGGTCTATCCCACCATGCCCTCTCAACTCCAGCCCCAGACGCAGCCTCCAGCTGAGGCCAAGTCCCGCTTTGCTATGCTGGACGATGTCCGTCTCCTGGCCAACGGTTTGCTCCAGCTGGGTCAGAGCCTCAGGGATTTTGTTCACAAGACGAAAGCCCAGATTAACGACATCTTCCAGAAGCTGACCAACTTCGATCGCTCCTTTTACCAGCTCTCCGTGGTCACCTCAGAGAtcaaggaagaagaggaggagctgAAGAAGACCACCACGTTCCTGAAGGCTAACAACGAGGAGATCCGGAACCTGTCACTGGAGATCAACGCCAAGATCAACAGTATTCTGCAGGAGAGGAGCTTGCTGCAGAGTCAAGTAGGGGGGTTGGAGGAGAAGCTGAAGGGACTGTCTGAGAGCATGATGCCGGGAGAGCAGCTCAGTGAGATCAAATCACTCAAG GATGTGATTGAGGCTCAGGAGAGGACCATGACTGACCTGCTGAAAGCTGTGAAGGAGCAGCATGATCAGCTCAACCAACAGAAAACTAAGATCAATACTCTGGAGGAAAAg ATCAGCATCGATCATTTCCAAGACGCGACTGACAAAGCAATGGCTTCCGACTCAGAGACCCCAGACATGTTTGAGTACCTGACAGGCAACTCCAGTGGCGAGGACACAGACCTACCCGTGGACTGCAGTGATCTTtataacagaggagagaggaacagtgGGGTGTACCCCATCAAGCCAAATCAGTCAGAGCCTTTCAATGTCTACTGTGAACTGACCTCAG GAGGGTCAACAGTCATCCAACGCAGGGAGGAGGGGTCCGTGGATTTTGACCAGACATGGGAGAAGTACGAGAAAGGATTTGGGGATCTGGAAA GAGAGTTCTGGCTGGGCCTGATAAAGATCCACAGCCTGGCTGGCCAGGGTGACTCTATCCTGCGCATTGAGTTGGAGGACTGGAAGGAAGACAGGAGGTCAGTCGAGTACCAGTTCACCCTGGAGGGACCCCAGGCCCACTACACCCTCCACCTCACCCACCTGTCTGGAGATCTGCCTAACGCCATGGGCAACCACACCAGGTTCTCCACCAAGGACCGAGACAACAACAACCACCAGGACTCAAACTGCGCCAAAACCTACACAG GTGGCTGGTGGTTCAACGCCTGTGGCGACACCAACCTGAACGGCAGGTACATGTGGCTGAGGTCAAAGGGTCGTTCCATGAGGAGGAAAGGGATCCACTGGAAACCTCTGGGCATCTCCTACTCCCTCAAGACCACCAAGATCTCCATACGACACGTCTGA